TATTTGGTCCTAAAATTGTGCCACAAGCAGCGGAGGAAAAGATCAAGAGTATAGTGGGAAAACTAGTCAGAGAATTCAATCTCATCGGCATATCCAACCTTCAAGCAGCAATTAAAGATGATGAAGTCTACGTAATAGAGCTCAACGCACGATCAAGCAGGTCGATTCCATTCATATCCAAGGCTACGGGATACAACTGGGTTGAATTAGCAGTCTCGGCTATAATGACTGGAAAGCTTGAAAAGGTATCAGTGAGTTCTAAAGGATACTTCGTAAAGGTTTCAGTCTTTCCATTCTCCAAGTTCAACGACATGGACGTTTCGCTCGGCCCAGAAATGAAATCTACAGGCGAGGCTATGTATCCAGGTTTTACCATGGAAGAGGCAATAAGAAAATCAATCCTAAGGGATATCAAGTCTGTGTTCATAAGCGTAAGAGACGATGACAAGCCGAGAATAATCGAAGCAGCGTCCATTATGAAGCAAAACGGCCTGAAGATATATGCAACCATGGGTACATCAAGGTATCTAAGGGAACGGGGCATAGAATGTGAGACTGTTTATAGGATAAAAGACGAGAGAAAGCCAAGGATTTATGACATGATATTAGCTGGATACATCGATTTGGTGATCAATACGCCTGAGATGAATGCAGGATCTGTGCGTGACGGCTTTAAAATAAGGAGGCTATGCGTGCGCAAAGGAATACCATTGGTAACCAATATAAACTTAGCTAACGCCTATTCAAAATGCCTATCTTATACGAACATAGATTATCGTGAAATATCCTCTTATCATTAGCTGGTGTCCGCATGAATAATTGGGACGAAAAAAGCATTAGAGACGTATACGAAAGAATAAAAGATCAAGCGCCTAAACACAAATTTGTATTTCACGATCCATTTTGGATGCTTATTACTACGGTCCTCTCCCAGCGCACCAAGGACGAAACAACTGATCAGGCCGCACTTGCGCTGTATGAAAGATACAGGACGATTGAAGGTTTAGCCTCTGCAGATGTATCGGATGTCGGATCTATAATTAGCAAAGTAGGTTTTTGGCGTGTAAAAGCGAAGAAGATTATCATGATAGCCCAGATAATACGGGATGAGTATGGTTCTAAAGTTCCTGCAAGCATGGATCAGCTTTTATCGCTTCCGGGCGTCGGTGTTAAGACGGCAAGTGTGGTTCTGGCCGAAGGCCTAGGCATACCCATGATAGCTGTGGATACTCACGTATTCCGTATTTCCCACAGGATAGGGTGGTCATCGTCAAAGACTCCTGAGCAGACTGCCCAGGACCTGATGCAAATAATACCGAAAGATCTTTGGATCGGATTCAACCCCACGCTTGTAGAGTTTGGTAAGGCCGTCTGCAGACCGGTATCCCCTAAATGCAGTATGTGTAGAATAAATGAGTTCTGTGAATATTACAAGAAAAAGAATTCGAAAGAAAAATGAATTTATAAATCGATCGTCATTCCGGCACTGGACCTGATCGTTTTAGTTCCGTTAATTCATTTGTTTCTATACCTGTTTTGACTGATACGAAAAATATGAAGAAGCTCAACGCAGCAAAGATCAAATAATCATATGGATAAGCAATTGCATTTGTTCCCAGAGATCCGAAGTATGACATCGTGCCTAATATTGAATTGTATACTATTATCCAAACGGAGGATACAACCTCATTTGATCTGGATCTTATGTAGAGAAATGCGAACGTTATTGCAGGTATTGAATTAAGTATTGGCCAGTACACTTCGAAAGGAATGTATGAGATATAGCCGAAGTATCCGACAATGCTTAGTAATATCCAGTAGACTGCACTTAAGGCTATTGCTTCTCTGCTGGTTATATCAAGGCTCTCCCTAAATTTGCTCAATATAAGAAGAGGCAGACCAGCATAAACGATTAGAATGAGAAAATCTATTATCGACCATCCAGACCAGTATACCAGCATTGATGCAGCGACGAAAGCTACAGGCGAAAGCACCGTTGCGAAGGGCAATTTGAATGGCCTGTTAAGGTCAGGGGCCAGCTTCCTTAGTACGCTGTTTGTTGTGCCGGCTGAGAGATATGCGTATACCGTAAACGATGCGTTTATGCCTACTATAAGGTACCAACTCGGAAAAGGTGCGAGGAAGAGCGAGGAAATGATCAAAGTAAAAATAAGGCCTACCCATGGAGTTCTAAACTTTGGGTGTATAGAACCAAAAAATTCAGGCAAAACGTTTAGCCTCGACAAGCCGTAGAACGACCTTGCAGAAGTGCCTTCATATACACCCAAGGATGCTAGTGGAGATATAAAGGCATCGATGAGTATAACTATGGCGAAGATAGCAAGAATGGCAACACCAGAATACTTTGTAGCATAATAGAATGGACCAGAAGCCCATGTAGATTTGCTTAAAAGAGTCCAATCCCCAGGCGATAGCGATAGATCAGACCATCTTATTGAACCTATGAACGCGATCTGCAATGCAACGTATATGGCTATTGTGACTAAGAGGGCAGCAATAAGGCTCATTGGGACATCACGCTGCGGATTTTTAGCTTCTCCTGCATATTCAATGCCTTGCCTAAATCCCTCGAAGGCGTATACCACACCACTTGGTATGAGAGCAGCAAATATAGCGGACGTACCGTATGGAAGAAATCCATGGGCTACTTTAAAGTTGCCTGGATGAAACGAAAAGCTCATCAGTAAAACTACGGTTATTACAGGTATCGCTATCTTCCATGTCGTAAGTACCGTGTTTAGTTTTCCGTAGACGTTCACTCCCATAAACTGAATGAAGAAAAAGAAAAGTATCAGAAAAATCGATACGATTATGCCGAGTGGCGTTAAAACACCGACACTAGAGTTGTAGAGTTGTGGCATGTACGTTGAAGTGTAAGTAACAAGGGATATTGCTTCTACTGTTACTGTGGACACTGCTCCTATGAGGTAGGCCCACCCTATCATGAAGTTGGATATTGATCCGTGCGAATACTGGTTGAATCTGACTATCGACCCAGAGTATGGTATTATACTCGAAAGTTCCGCAAAAGCGAGGGCAATCACGAAGAAAAACAGTGCAGCGATCATCCACGTAAAGATCGATCCTGGGCCTACGTAGCTAGCAGTGTCAAGTGCAGCAAATAGCCATCCAGAACCAATCATTCCAGTTACGGCCAGAAAAAATAGATCTGTAGAGTTCAGGCTCTTTCTCAATTTGCCGGATACTAAATTCGAATTATCGTTCATTACTTCGTAATAGATAAATCATATATAAATGTCGTAGTAATATTACGAATTTCGTAATACAATTAATATATGCAATTGTGATGACATAGCATGGAGAATGATAACCCGTTCGTTTGGAATGGAGACGACATGCTTGTCGAAGGCTATTCTGTAAAGGCTATAGTGGAAACCTTTGGAACACCCGTAATTATCTATTCGGCTCCTCGAATCGTAAAGAATGTGTCTTCACTATTCGGTGCAATGCCAAAGGTTACGAAGTGCTTTTACTCTGTTAAGGCAAATTCTAACCCCAATCTTGTAAGGCTTATTGGCCGCCAAGGCTGCGGGTCTGAGGTGACCAGCTTAGGAGAGATACAGATTGCAATGATATCGTCCATCGATCCGGATGATATCCTTTTCACCCCAAACAACGTGTCTAAGGAAGAAATGGATTTCGCGTTAGATCGAGGTATTAAGATCACATTTAATTCTCCAGGTCAGTTT
This genomic stretch from Thermoplasma volcanium GSS1 harbors:
- the nth gene encoding endonuclease III domain-containing protein, which codes for MNNWDEKSIRDVYERIKDQAPKHKFVFHDPFWMLITTVLSQRTKDETTDQAALALYERYRTIEGLASADVSDVGSIISKVGFWRVKAKKIIMIAQIIRDEYGSKVPASMDQLLSLPGVGVKTASVVLAEGLGIPMIAVDTHVFRISHRIGWSSSKTPEQTAQDLMQIIPKDLWIGFNPTLVEFGKAVCRPVSPKCSMCRINEFCEYYKKKNSKEK
- a CDS encoding APC family permease, with amino-acid sequence MNDNSNLVSGKLRKSLNSTDLFFLAVTGMIGSGWLFAALDTASYVGPGSIFTWMIAALFFFVIALAFAELSSIIPYSGSIVRFNQYSHGSISNFMIGWAYLIGAVSTVTVEAISLVTYTSTYMPQLYNSSVGVLTPLGIIVSIFLILFFFFIQFMGVNVYGKLNTVLTTWKIAIPVITVVLLMSFSFHPGNFKVAHGFLPYGTSAIFAALIPSGVVYAFEGFRQGIEYAGEAKNPQRDVPMSLIAALLVTIAIYVALQIAFIGSIRWSDLSLSPGDWTLLSKSTWASGPFYYATKYSGVAILAIFAIVILIDAFISPLASLGVYEGTSARSFYGLSRLNVLPEFFGSIHPKFRTPWVGLIFTLIISSLFLAPFPSWYLIVGINASFTVYAYLSAGTTNSVLRKLAPDLNRPFKLPFATVLSPVAFVAASMLVYWSGWSIIDFLILIVYAGLPLLILSKFRESLDITSREAIALSAVYWILLSIVGYFGYISYIPFEVYWPILNSIPAITFAFLYIRSRSNEVVSSVWIIVYNSILGTMSYFGSLGTNAIAYPYDYLIFAALSFFIFFVSVKTGIETNELTELKRSGPVPE